Within the Flavobacterium sp. N502536 genome, the region GTCGATCAGTTTTGTTTGATGTTTTAGTGGTATTTCAAAACCAGGAAGAGTTATTAACCTCTGAAGGGTTAGTACTAAACGGTCTTGAAATAACGCCTTATAAAAATCTGGAAAAGTCCTTTAGCAAGTTTGACTTAAACTTTTCTTTTTCAGAGAAACAAGGTCAATTGTCCTTAGTTATAGATTACAATACCGATATTTACGAATTGGATTTTATAACGCGTTTGGCGTCTCATTTGGATTGTTTTTTAACAAAAGGAATCCAAAATCCGGATCAGAAAGTAGCTACTCTCGACTATCTATCAGCCTCTGAGAGAGCAACCCTTTTGGAAGATTTCAGCACTTCAAAATCAGAAGCAGCATTAGCCACTACAGCAGTTGCAAAGTTCGCACAGCAGGTTGCGCAGACTCCGGATGCCACGGCAATAGTTTTTGAAGACAGTTCGCTGACTTACAAAGAACTGGATGAACTGTCCAGTCAGCTGGCACATTATTTATTGAGTAACTACGAAATAAAAACAGAAGACCTCATTGCCGTAAAATTAGAACGCAGCGAGTGGATTTACATCTCACTGTTGGCCGTACTGAAAACGGGAGGCGCCTATGTTCCTATAGATCCGGGCTATCCGGAGCAAAGAATTGCTTACATCGAACAAGACAGCAACTGTAAAGTCATCATCGATGAAAACCTATTATTGAACTTTAAAAACCAGCAAAACCAATACAAAATCACCCCGCCTTCAATCGCGTTGACTCCGGAGAATCTGATGTATGTCATTTACACCTCAGGCTCAACAGGACAACCCAAAGGTGTGATGATCGAACACAAAAGTTTAGTGAGTTACATCCTAAACCAAAAAGAAGAATTTGGATTTGATGCGTCCGATCGTATCGTACAATTCTCCAACAACGCTTTTGATGCGTCGATGGAGCAAATTTTTTTAGCGCTGCTTAGTGGAGCCACATTAGTAGGTGTGCCAAAAGAGCGTATTATTGATCCGGCCGATTTTACAAACGTATTACAGCAAAATGAGATAACCCATCTGCATGCCACACCGGGTTATTTGTCACATTTAGAAAATCTTTCCAGCTGCAAAACCCTAAGAAGAATTGTTGCGGCAGGAGAAGTATGCCCAAAAAATTTGGCCGAAAAAATGATCAAAATAGCCGACTTCTACAACAAGTACGGTCCGACAGAAGCCACCATCAGCGCCGTCATGGGCAACGTTGATTCAGACGATCTGCAAAGAAATGGTATTCCAATCGGAAAGCCTTTAAAAGACAGTCAGATCTATATCCTGTCCGATAACCTGTCGGTACAACCCATAGGTGTTTTGGGCGAACTCTGTATTTCAGGCAACAGTCTGTCCAGAGGATACCTGAACAATTCCGAACTGACAGCAGAAAAATTTGTAACTCATCCCTTTGTTGAAGGAGCCAAGCTCTATAAAACAGGCGATTTGGGCAAATGGCTTGCAGACGGAAGTATCGAACTCTCAGGCCGTAAAGACGATCAGGTAAAAGTAAGAGGCCACCGAATCGAACTCGGAGAAATCGAACACGCTCTGTTATCACAAGACAACATCAGTCAGTGCGTTGTAGCCGTACAAAACATAGACGAAGAACCCGCAATAGTAGTGTATCTGGTAGCCGAAAACCCAATAGACAAACAAGAACTGCGTACCAAACTAAGCCATCATTTACCGGATTATATGATCCCGGGTTATTACCTGCAGGTAGAGCATATCGCCTTGACCCCACACGGTAAAGTCGATATGAAAGCCTTGCCGGCAGTGAGTGCAGATCATATTGTGCAGCAAAAATATACCGCTCCGGTGACCACCTTAGAGAAACAGCTCGCTGCAATTTGGGAAGAAATACTGGGCATCAAAACCATTGGAACCACAGACAACTTCTTCGAACTTGGCGGACACAGTCTGAAAGTAATTTTGGTAGCCAACAAAATCAACCGTCAATTAGGCTATCAAATCAGTGTAAAAGACGTCTTTTTAAACCCGACCATCTCAGGAATCATCAGCAAACTTGAGGCAGGAACTTTTAGCGCCATACCCAAAGCAGAGAAACAGGAAAGCTACGTTTTAAGCTCTTCTCAACACCGACTATGGATCGCGAGCCAGTTTGAAGGCGGCAGTCAGGCCTACAACATTCCCGGTGTGTTTGAATTAGAAGGAGATTTAAACACAGCGCAATTAGAAGCAGCATTTAGCCTCCTTATTGCCCGACATGAAACCCTAAGAACCTCTTTCAAACGAGATGATCAGGGAGAAGTGCGTCAATTCATCACTGATGCCGAAGCCATAGATTTCGAAGTAAATTATGAAGATCTCAGCACAATCGAAGATGCAAAAGAAGCCCTCGGGGACAAAATTGCCCAAAGCTATCAACACCAGTTTGATCTGGAGAAAGCTCCTTTGGTAAACCTGAAACTCATCCGATTATCAGAAAAGAAACACCTGTTGCTTTTCAATATGCATCATATTATTAGTGATGGCTGGTCGATGGGAATTTTAAGCAACGAACTCATCACGATTTACGATCATCTCATACAAAATAAAACGATCCATCTTCCGGAACTAAGTATACAATATAAAGACTATGCGACCTGGATGAGAAGCGAAGAACAAACTGTTAAACTAAAAAAATCAGAAGAATACTGGCTCAATATCTTTAGCGGTAGCCTTCCGGTACTGGAGCTTCCGACAGAGAAAGTGCGACCAAGAATAAAAACCTATGCCGGAGATTCCATCAACTACAACTTCGCAAAAGAAACAAGTAGTAAGCTGAAAGTTTTTTCAGAGCAACACAACAGCAGTCTTTTCATGGTCTTGATGGCCGGTATAAACGGATTACTCTCGAGATATGCGAACACCAGAGACCTTATTTTAGGGACACCGATTGCCGGAAGAGAACACAGTGATCTGGAAAACCAAATAGGACTTTATCTGAACACCCTGGCCATTCGAACCATATTTGAAGAAAATGCCAGTTTTGAAGAATTACTGACGATCGAAAAAGAAACCTTGCTAAACGCCTATTCGCATCAGGAATATCCGCTCGATAATCTGGCAGAACAACTGGGTTTAGGCAGAGACACCAGCCGATCAGCCCTCTTTGATGTACTGGTCGTATTGCAAAATCAGCAGGGTTTATTTGCCTCAAATGCGGTACAAATAGAAAGTTTAACCTTAAAACCGTACAAAGCCAACCCAAGAAAAGTAAGTCAGTTCGATTTAAGTCTCGTCTTCTCAGAACAAGCAGGAGAACTAAGTTTGCACATCGAGTATAATACTGATATTTATGAATCAGAATTTGTAGCACGTTTGGCTTCCCACTTGGAAACCTTTTTAACAGAGGCCATCCAAAATCCGGAGCAAAAAGTAGCCACACTCAACTACCTGAGCAAAGCCGAGACCACCCAATTGCTGGAGGATTTTAACGACACAGCAACAGCGTATCCTAAGGATCAGACTACGGTCTACTTATTTGTGTCTCAGGCAAAGAAAAGCCCGGAGCAGATTGCTTTGGTGACAGATGCTAAAAGTTTTACCTACAAGGAACTCGATGAAATCTCCAACGAGCTTTCGCACTATTTGTTAAGCAATTACAACTTAGCTGTAGAAGATTTAGTAGGGGTAAAACTGGACCGCAGCGAATGGCTGCCTATTGCCTTATTGGCGGTTTTAAAATCGGGTTGTGCTTATGTTCCGATTGATCCCAACTATCCGGCACAAAGAATAGAATACATCGAACAGGACAGTAAATGTAAAATCACCATAGACAATAACTTTATAGCAGCTTTCAAACAGGCAGCACCGATTTCAAAATCGCTTCCAAAGGTATCTTTTAATCCGGATCATCTGGCTTATATCATTTACACCTCGGGTTCCACAGGAAAACCCAAAGGCGTTATGATCACCCATCAGAATGCTGTAGCGATGTTATGCTGGTCACAAAGAGAATTTAGCGATACCGATTTTGATACTTTATACGCCGTAACCTCACATTGTTTCGATCTGTCGGTTTACGAATTTTTCTATCCGTTAAGCATTGGAAAGCAAATACGATTACTGGCCAACGGCTTATCAATAGGAGACTATATCCAGAACGATAAAAACGTATTAATCAATACCGTTCCTTCTGTAATCCTTACCCTGATTGAAAAAGGAACCACTTTTGAGAATGCTGCGGGTATCAACCTTGCCGGAGAAGCATTCCCGGTAAGCATTGCTAATCATTTTGCAGCCTCAGGCATAGCCGTGAGAAACCTGTACGGTCCTTCAGAAGATACTACCTACAGCAGTTATTACAGAGTAGAAGGAACTTATGAAAGCTCGGTGCCTATTGGGAAAGCCTTAGACAATACGCAGTTTTACATCCTCTCAGAAGACCTGGCGTTACAGCCTGTGGGAGTAATTGGCGAAATCTGTATCTCAGGCGATGGCTTGTCCAGAGGATATTTGTACCAGCCTGAACTCACAGCAGAAAAGTTTATTGTAAATCCTTTTAACGACACTACCAAACTCTACAAAACAGGTGATTTGGGTAAATGGTTACCAGATGGTACCATCGCCTACATAGGCCGAAAAGACAGTCAGGTTAAAATCAGAGGACATCGTATTGAACTGGGTGAGATCGAGCAGGTACTACAATCTCAGGAAGGCATCGATCAGTGTGTCGTAATCTCGACAACTGTGCAGGATGACCCAGTCATTGTAAGTTATCTGGTAAGTGCCGCAACCATAAACAAACAACAGCTTCGCCAGTCACTTTTGCGTGAACTGCCGGAATATATGCTGCCAAGTTATTATGTGTTTTTAGAGCAATTTCCGCTTACACCAAACGGTAAGATCGACAAAAAAGCGTTACCACCGGTAAGCACAGACGACCTTATCCAACAGGAATATGTTGCTCCGACCAACGAAATAGAGGAGAAACTGGTAGTCATATGGCAGGACATCTTAAAATTAGAGAAAATAGGAATCACCAATAATTTCTTCGAACTGGGAGGAAACAGTTTAAAAGCTACCGTCCTAATCAACAGAATCAACAAGGCTTTTGATACGAGATTCTCTATTCAGGATTTGTATGAAACTCAGGATGTTATTGGGATTTCCAAAAAACTAAAATTCATTCTTTTTCAAAATCAGTTAGCGGTAGAAACAGCGGATGATTTGGATGAGATACTAATCTAAAATTGGACTGTGAGTTTCATTTTATTTTGAACACCGCTCTATACTTACAGCCATGTCTCATTGTGAAATGTGAGATGTGAAATGAATCTGCTTACAGCATAAAATAAACAATTGGATACCACTATTTTATTAACACAATAGTGCCGCTCTTCTAAAAATTACAGACGCACTCAAAGTTTACTTTAAAAAAAATATCATGATAGAGAATTTAATCAATACACTAGAATCTTTAAATATAAGACTTCGGGTAGAAAATGGGGATTTGAAAATTAATGCTCCGAAAGGGACTTTAACACCCGAAATTATTGAAGACATTAAGGCGCATAAAAGCAGATTGCTTAGCTTGTTGTCATCGTCGGAATCAATTCCTAAAGCAGCCGTAAAAGAATCTTATGCGCTTACTTCCTCACAATATCGTTTGTGGACTCTGAGTCAGTTTGAGAGCGGTAATTCGGCTTATAACTTATTTGCTGCCTTTGAGTTTAAAGGAGTTTTAGAATTTGAGAAATTGGCGAAAGCCTTTCAAATTTTAGTGGAAAGACATGAGAGCTTGCGTACCGTTTTTAAAGAAGACGAACAGGGTGATTTGGGACAGTATATTGTTCCGGCAGCCCAATACAGCGGGACTTTACAGTTTAAAGATTTAACTAATGCCCCTGTTGAGGTTTTGACCAATTATGCCAGCACACTTCAAAAACATGCTTTTGACTTAGAAAAAGGACCGCTTTTTATAGGAGAAATTGTCAAATCGGCAGCAGATAGCCATATTTTGATGCTTAACATGCACCATATTATTGGTGATGGCTGGTCGATGGGCGTATTGAGTAAAGAATTTATAACGATTTATAATGAATTGGTTCTAGGTAATGAGATCGTATTACCGGATTTGCCTATTCAGTACAAAGATTATTCAGAGTGGCAAAACAGCCCATCCAGACAGGCAGTGCTGGAAAAATCCAAAGCGTTATGGTTAGAGACATTCTCAGGGGATTTGCCGGTTTTAGAACTGCCTTCCAATAAAGTAAGACCTAAACTTAAAACGTATAACGGTTCAGGGATAAAACATTCTTTTTCAAAAGAGAATAACACTGCCCTTAATGTTTATGCACAGCATAATGGGGTAACTCCTTTTATGGTTTTAATGGCCGGAATCAACGGATTGCTTTCCAGATATACCAACAGCAGCGACCTTATTTTAGGTACTCCTGTGGCCGGAAGAGAACACAGTGATCTGGAAAATCAGGTTGGCTTGTATTTAAACACACTGGCGATTCGAACTACATTTGAAAAAACAGTAAGTTTTCAGGACCTGCTTCAAACACAAAAAGAAACCTTATTAAAAGCCTATTCGCATCAGGACTATCCTTTAGACAGTTTGGTAGATGCACTTGATCTTAAAAGAGACACAAGCCGATCCGTTTTGTTTGATGTTTTGGTGGTTTTTCAAAATCAGCAGGAATTATTAGCATCTGAAAGCCTAAAAATCAGCGGCGTTGAAATAACGCCCTATAAAAATCTGAAAAAATCATTTAGTAAATTTGATTTAACCTTTGCTTTTGCAGAGTTTCAGGGCGAACTAAGCTTAGACATCGAATACAATACCGATATTTATGAAGCAGAATTTGTAGCGCGTTTGGCTTCCCACTTGGAAACCTTTTTAACAGAAGCGATTCAAAATCCGGAGCAAAAAGTAGCCACACTCAACTACCTGAGCGAAGCCGAAACCACCCAATTGCTGGAGGATTTTAACGATACAACAATAGCGTATCCTGAGGATCAGACTATGGTTGACTTATTTGTGTCTCAGGCAAAGAAAAGTCCGGAGCAAATTGCTTTGGTAACAGATGCCAAAAGTTTTACCTACAAAGAACTCGATGAAATCTCAAACGAGCTTTCGCACTATTTGTTAAGTAATTACAACTTAGCCGTAGAAGATTTAGTAGGTGTAAAACTAGACCGCAGCGAGTGGTTGCCAATAGCCTTGCTGGCTGTTTTAAAATCGGGTTGTGCTTATGTTCCAATCGATCCAAACTATCCGGCGCAGCGTATTGAATATATCGAACAGGACAGTAAATGTAAAGTCACTATAGACAATAACCTTATAGCAGCTTTCAGACAAGCAGCATCCATCTCAAAATCATTGCCGCAAACCTCTTTCAGTTCGCAGCATCTGGCCTACATCATTTACACTTCTGGCTCCACAGGAAAACCAAAAGGTGTTATGATCACCCATCAGAATGCTGTAGCGATGTTATGTTGGTCACAAAGAGAATTTAGCGATACTAATTTTGACATTTTGTACGCTGTAACTTCACATTGTTTTGATCTTTCTGTTTACGAATTTTTCTATCCGTTAAGCATTGGAAAACAAATTCGTTTATTGCCAAACGGATTATCAATAGGAGACTATATCCAGAACGATAAAAACGTACTAATCAATACCGTTCCTTCTGTAATCCTTACTCTGATTGAAAAAGGAACCACTTTTGAGAACGCCGCAGGAATTAACCTTGCCGGAGAAGCATTCCCGGTAAGCATTGCCAATCATTTTGCAGCCTCAGGCATAGCCATGAGAAATTTGTACGGCCCTTCAGAAGACACCACTTACAGCAGTTATTACAGAGTAGAAGGAACTTACGAAAATTCAGTGCCTATTGGGAAAGCCTTAGACAATACGCAGTTTTACATCCTTTCAGAAGACCTGGCCTTGCAGCCTGTGGGAGTCATTGGCGAAATCTGTATCTCGGGCGACGGTTTGTCCAGAGGATATTTGTACCAACCTGAACTAACAGCAGAGAAATTTATCACCAACCCTTTTAACGACACTACCAAACTGTACAAAACAGGCGATTTGGGCAAATGGTTACCCGACGGTACCATCGCTTACATAGGCCGAAAAGACAGTCAGGTTAAAATCAGAGGACATCGTATCGAATTGGGTGAGATCGAGCAGGTATTACAATCTCAAGAGGGTATCGATCAGTGTGTTGTGGTAACCGCAACCGTACAGGGTGATCTTGTTATTGTTAGTTATCTGGTAAGTGCCACAACGGTCAACAAACAACAGCTTCGTCAGTCACTTTCACGCGAATTGCCGGAATACATGCTGCCAAGTTATTATGTGTTTTTAGAGCAATTTCCGCTTACACCAAACGGTAAAATCGACAAAAAAGCCCTGCCTCCGGTAAGCACAGACGACGTTATTCAACAGGAATATGTTGCTCCGACCAACGAAATAGAGGAGAAACTGGTAGCCATATGGCAGGACATCCTAAAATTAGAGAAAATAGGAATCACCGATAACTTCTTTGAACTGGGAGGAAACAGTTTAAAAGCTACCGTTTTAATCAACAGAATCAACAAGGCTTTTGATACGAGATTTTCGATTGAGGATTTGTATGAAACTCAGAATGTTATTGGAGTTTCAGAAAAACTGAAATTTATCGTATTTCAGAATGAATTGGCCGGAGAGTCGGTTGATGATTTGGATGAGATTATGATATAAACTTATCTCAGTTCAACCGATAGTATTTTTTGGTGTTAACTAATGAGATGAGAACAGAATGATTCTGAAAAACAGAAATGCTTTTTACTTTACTTAAAAAATTATATCGTGATAAAAAATTTACTACATACGTTGCAATCCTTGAATATCAGACTTAAAATCGATAATGGAAACTTGAAAATTAATGCTCCTAAGGGGGCTTTAACACCCGAAATTATTGAAGATATTAAAAGGTATAAAAAGAAACTGATCACATTATTATCCTCTTCAGAGTCTATCCCTAAAGCTGCGATCAAAGATTTTTATGCGCTTACTTCGTCTCAGCATCGTTTGTGGACTTTGAGTCAGTTTGAAACCGGTAATTCGGCTTATAACCTCTTTACTGCATTTGAATTTAAAGGAGTTCTGGATTTCGACAAATTAGCCGAGACCTTTACCTTTTTAGTAGAAAGACATGAGAGCTTGCGTACTGTTTTTAAAGAAGACGGACAGGGGAATCTGGGGCAGTATATCGTTCCGGCAGCCCAATACAGCGGGACTTTACAGTTTACAGATTTAACTAATGCCTCGGATGAAGTCTTGCGGAATCATGCTAATGCACTTCAAAGACATGCTTTTGACTTAGAAAAAGGACCGCTTTTCATAGGAGAAATTGTCAGGTCGGCGGCAGATAGTCATATTCTGATGCTTAACATGCACCATATTATTGGCGATGGCTGGTCGATGGGGATATTGAGTAAAGAATTTATAACGATTTATAATGAATTGGTTATAGGAAATGAAATCGTATTACCGGATTTGTCTATTCAGTACAAAGATTATTCAGAATGGCAAAACAGCCCATCGAGACAGGCAACGTTGGAAAAATCCAAAGCCGCATGGTTAGAGACATTCTCAGGAGATTTGCCTGTTTTGGAATTGCCTTCCGATAAAGTAAGACCTAAACTTAAAACCAATAATGGCTCAGGGGTAAAACATCCTTTTTTAAAAAATACCACCACTGCGCTTAATGCCTATGCACAGCAAAATGGGGTATCACTTTTTATGGTCTTAATGGCCGGAATCAACGGATTGCTTTCCAGATATGCCAATATCGGAGATATTATTCTTGGGACTCCGGTGGCCGGAAGAGAACACAGTGATTTAGAGAACCAGGCTGGATTGTATTTAAACACACTGGCGATCCGAACGACATTTGAAGAAGCAACCAGTTTTGAAGAATTAGTAAACATACAAAAAGAGACCTTACTAAAAGCTTATTCCCATCAGGACTATCCTTTTGATAGTTTGGTGGAAGCGCTTGATCTTCAAAGAGACATGAGTCGATCGGTTCTATTTGATGTTTTAGTGGTCTTTCAAAACCAGCAGGAATTATTAGCCTCTGAAAATCTGGCTATAAATGGTGTTGAAATAACCTCTTATAAAAACCTGAAAAAGTCATTTAGCAAATTTGATTTAACCTTTGCTTTTGCAGAGTATCAGGGCGAACTAAGCTTGTACATCGAATACAATACCGATATTTATGAAGCAGAATTTGTAGAACGTTTAGCCGACCATTTGGATACTTTTTTAACAGAGGCCATCCAAAATCCGGAACAAAAAGTAGCCACACTCAACTACCTGAGCAAAGCCGAGACCACCCAATTGCTGGAGGATTTTAACGACACCGCAATAGCGTATTCTAAGGATCACACTATGGTCGACTTATTTGTGTCTCAGGCCTGGGAAACTCCGGAGCAGATTGCTTTGGTGACCGATGACAAAAGCTTTACTTACAAAGAACTCGATGAAATCTCCAACGAGCTTTCACACTACTTGTTAAGTAATTACAGCTTAGCCGTAGAAGACTTAGTAGGTGTAAAACTAGACCGCAGCGAGTGGTTGCCCATAGCCTTACTGGCTGTTTTAAAATCGGGTTGTGCTTATGTTCCAATCGATCCGAACTATCCGGCGCAGCGAATTGCGTATATCGAACAGGACAGTAAATGTAAAGTCACCATAGACGATAACTTTATAACAGCTTTCAAACAAGCAGCACCGATCTCAAAATCATTGCCGCAGATCTCTTTCAGTTCACAGAATTTGGCCTACATCATTTACACCTCTGGTTCCACAGGAAAACCAAAAGGCGTTATGATCACCCATCAGAATGCTGTCGCGATGTTATGCTGGTCACAAAGAGAATTTAGCGATACCGATTTTGACATGCTGTATGCTGTAACCTCACATTGTTTTGATCTGTCTGTTTATGAATTTTTCTACCCTTGGAGCATCGGAAAACAAATTCGCTTACTGGCCAACGGATTATCGATAGGAGATTATATCCAGAGCGATAAAAACGTATTAATCAATACCGTTCCTTCCGTAATCCATACCCTGATTGAAAAAGGAACCA harbors:
- a CDS encoding non-ribosomal peptide synthetase, encoding MKENLIKKLQSLNIRLRVENGDLKINAPKGALTPEIIESIKACKNELIKLLSSSESIPKAMIKDFYALTSSQQQLWTLSQFEGGNSAYNIFDAYEFKGVLNFEKLNQTFKILIERHESLRTVFKEDEQGILGQYIIPFVQYSGVLQFTDLNNATAEVLSNHANALQKHAFDLEKGPLFLGEIVKAAADHHILMLNMHHIIGDGWSMGVLSKEFMSIYNALAIGNEVLLPELTIQYKDYSEWQKSPSRQAALEKSKAAWLETFSRDLPLLELPTDRTRPKLKTYNGSGVYHFFSKESTTAFNSYAQQKGVTLFMLLMTGINGLLSRYANTRDIILGTPVAGRKHGDLENQVGLYLNTLAIRTTFEETASFEELLTLQKETLLKAYSHQDYPFDSLIEALDLKRDLSRSVLFDVLVVFQNQEELLTSEGLVLNGLEITPYKNLEKSFSKFDLNFSFSEKQGQLSLVIDYNTDIYELDFITRLASHLDCFLTKGIQNPDQKVATLDYLSASERATLLEDFSTSKSEAALATTAVAKFAQQVAQTPDATAIVFEDSSLTYKELDELSSQLAHYLLSNYEIKTEDLIAVKLERSEWIYISLLAVLKTGGAYVPIDPGYPEQRIAYIEQDSNCKVIIDENLLLNFKNQQNQYKITPPSIALTPENLMYVIYTSGSTGQPKGVMIEHKSLVSYILNQKEEFGFDASDRIVQFSNNAFDASMEQIFLALLSGATLVGVPKERIIDPADFTNVLQQNEITHLHATPGYLSHLENLSSCKTLRRIVAAGEVCPKNLAEKMIKIADFYNKYGPTEATISAVMGNVDSDDLQRNGIPIGKPLKDSQIYILSDNLSVQPIGVLGELCISGNSLSRGYLNNSELTAEKFVTHPFVEGAKLYKTGDLGKWLADGSIELSGRKDDQVKVRGHRIELGEIEHALLSQDNISQCVVAVQNIDEEPAIVVYLVAENPIDKQELRTKLSHHLPDYMIPGYYLQVEHIALTPHGKVDMKALPAVSADHIVQQKYTAPVTTLEKQLAAIWEEILGIKTIGTTDNFFELGGHSLKVILVANKINRQLGYQISVKDVFLNPTISGIISKLEAGTFSAIPKAEKQESYVLSSSQHRLWIASQFEGGSQAYNIPGVFELEGDLNTAQLEAAFSLLIARHETLRTSFKRDDQGEVRQFITDAEAIDFEVNYEDLSTIEDAKEALGDKIAQSYQHQFDLEKAPLVNLKLIRLSEKKHLLLFNMHHIISDGWSMGILSNELITIYDHLIQNKTIHLPELSIQYKDYATWMRSEEQTVKLKKSEEYWLNIFSGSLPVLELPTEKVRPRIKTYAGDSINYNFAKETSSKLKVFSEQHNSSLFMVLMAGINGLLSRYANTRDLILGTPIAGREHSDLENQIGLYLNTLAIRTIFEENASFEELLTIEKETLLNAYSHQEYPLDNLAEQLGLGRDTSRSALFDVLVVLQNQQGLFASNAVQIESLTLKPYKANPRKVSQFDLSLVFSEQAGELSLHIEYNTDIYESEFVARLASHLETFLTEAIQNPEQKVATLNYLSKAETTQLLEDFNDTATAYPKDQTTVYLFVSQAKKSPEQIALVTDAKSFTYKELDEISNELSHYLLSNYNLAVEDLVGVKLDRSEWLPIALLAVLKSGCAYVPIDPNYPAQRIEYIEQDSKCKITIDNNFIAAFKQAAPISKSLPKVSFNPDHLAYIIYTSGSTGKPKGVMITHQNAVAMLCWSQREFSDTDFDTLYAVTSHCFDLSVYEFFYPLSIGKQIRLLANGLSIGDYIQNDKNVLINTVPSVILTLIEKGTTFENAAGINLAGEAFPVSIANHFAASGIAVRNLYGPSEDTTYSSYYRVEGTYESSVPIGKALDNTQFYILSEDLALQPVGVIGEICISGDGLSRGYLYQPELTAEKFIVNPFNDTTKLYKTGDLGKWLPDGTIAYIGRKDSQVKIRGHRIELGEIEQVLQSQEGIDQCVVISTTVQDDPVIVSYLVSAATINKQQLRQSLLRELPEYMLPSYYVFLEQFPLTPNGKIDKKALPPVSTDDLIQQEYVAPTNEIEEKLVVIWQDILKLEKIGITNNFFELGGNSLKATVLINRINKAFDTRFSIQDLYETQDVIGISKKLKFILFQNQLAVETADDLDEILI
- a CDS encoding amino acid adenylation domain-containing protein; this translates as MIENLINTLESLNIRLRVENGDLKINAPKGTLTPEIIEDIKAHKSRLLSLLSSSESIPKAAVKESYALTSSQYRLWTLSQFESGNSAYNLFAAFEFKGVLEFEKLAKAFQILVERHESLRTVFKEDEQGDLGQYIVPAAQYSGTLQFKDLTNAPVEVLTNYASTLQKHAFDLEKGPLFIGEIVKSAADSHILMLNMHHIIGDGWSMGVLSKEFITIYNELVLGNEIVLPDLPIQYKDYSEWQNSPSRQAVLEKSKALWLETFSGDLPVLELPSNKVRPKLKTYNGSGIKHSFSKENNTALNVYAQHNGVTPFMVLMAGINGLLSRYTNSSDLILGTPVAGREHSDLENQVGLYLNTLAIRTTFEKTVSFQDLLQTQKETLLKAYSHQDYPLDSLVDALDLKRDTSRSVLFDVLVVFQNQQELLASESLKISGVEITPYKNLKKSFSKFDLTFAFAEFQGELSLDIEYNTDIYEAEFVARLASHLETFLTEAIQNPEQKVATLNYLSEAETTQLLEDFNDTTIAYPEDQTMVDLFVSQAKKSPEQIALVTDAKSFTYKELDEISNELSHYLLSNYNLAVEDLVGVKLDRSEWLPIALLAVLKSGCAYVPIDPNYPAQRIEYIEQDSKCKVTIDNNLIAAFRQAASISKSLPQTSFSSQHLAYIIYTSGSTGKPKGVMITHQNAVAMLCWSQREFSDTNFDILYAVTSHCFDLSVYEFFYPLSIGKQIRLLPNGLSIGDYIQNDKNVLINTVPSVILTLIEKGTTFENAAGINLAGEAFPVSIANHFAASGIAMRNLYGPSEDTTYSSYYRVEGTYENSVPIGKALDNTQFYILSEDLALQPVGVIGEICISGDGLSRGYLYQPELTAEKFITNPFNDTTKLYKTGDLGKWLPDGTIAYIGRKDSQVKIRGHRIELGEIEQVLQSQEGIDQCVVVTATVQGDLVIVSYLVSATTVNKQQLRQSLSRELPEYMLPSYYVFLEQFPLTPNGKIDKKALPPVSTDDVIQQEYVAPTNEIEEKLVAIWQDILKLEKIGITDNFFELGGNSLKATVLINRINKAFDTRFSIEDLYETQNVIGVSEKLKFIVFQNELAGESVDDLDEIMI
- a CDS encoding amino acid adenylation domain-containing protein, whose protein sequence is MIKNLLHTLQSLNIRLKIDNGNLKINAPKGALTPEIIEDIKRYKKKLITLLSSSESIPKAAIKDFYALTSSQHRLWTLSQFETGNSAYNLFTAFEFKGVLDFDKLAETFTFLVERHESLRTVFKEDGQGNLGQYIVPAAQYSGTLQFTDLTNASDEVLRNHANALQRHAFDLEKGPLFIGEIVRSAADSHILMLNMHHIIGDGWSMGILSKEFITIYNELVIGNEIVLPDLSIQYKDYSEWQNSPSRQATLEKSKAAWLETFSGDLPVLELPSDKVRPKLKTNNGSGVKHPFLKNTTTALNAYAQQNGVSLFMVLMAGINGLLSRYANIGDIILGTPVAGREHSDLENQAGLYLNTLAIRTTFEEATSFEELVNIQKETLLKAYSHQDYPFDSLVEALDLQRDMSRSVLFDVLVVFQNQQELLASENLAINGVEITSYKNLKKSFSKFDLTFAFAEYQGELSLYIEYNTDIYEAEFVERLADHLDTFLTEAIQNPEQKVATLNYLSKAETTQLLEDFNDTAIAYSKDHTMVDLFVSQAWETPEQIALVTDDKSFTYKELDEISNELSHYLLSNYSLAVEDLVGVKLDRSEWLPIALLAVLKSGCAYVPIDPNYPAQRIAYIEQDSKCKVTIDDNFITAFKQAAPISKSLPQISFSSQNLAYIIYTSGSTGKPKGVMITHQNAVAMLCWSQREFSDTDFDMLYAVTSHCFDLSVYEFFYPWSIGKQIRLLANGLSIGDYIQSDKNVLINTVPSVIHTLIEKGTTFENAVGINLAGEAFPVSIANHFTNSGIAIRNLYGPSEDTTYSSYYRVEGTYENSVPIGKALDNTQFYVLSEALALQPVGVIGEICISGDGLSRGYLYQPELTAEKFITNPFNESTKLYKTGDLGKWLPDGTIAYIGRKDSQVKIRGHRVELGEIEQVLQSQQDIDQCVVVTATVQGDPVIVSYLVSATVVDKQQLRLSLGRELPDYMLPSYYVFLDKFPLTPNGKIDKKALPPVNEADVIQQEYIAPSNETEEKLVVIWEEVLQKNKIGVGDIFFALGGHSLKATQVISKIQKEFNIKIELKELYKEPTITNLAQYIESIQLLNNQQFKSSVIGEELVF